A single region of the Pseudomonas mandelii genome encodes:
- the hslV gene encoding ATP-dependent protease subunit HslV: MTTIVSVRRHGKVVMGGDGQVSLGNTVMKGNAKKVRRLYHGQVIAGFAGATADAFTLFERFEGQLEKHQGHLVRAAVELAKEWRTDRSLSRLEAMLAVANKDASLIITGNGDVVEPEEGLIAMGSGGGYAQAAASALLKKTDLSAREIVETALGIAGDICVFTNHTFTIEEQDLAE, translated from the coding sequence TTGACCACCATCGTTTCAGTTCGCCGCCACGGCAAAGTCGTCATGGGCGGCGACGGCCAGGTTTCTCTCGGCAATACCGTGATGAAAGGCAACGCGAAGAAAGTTCGTCGCCTGTACCACGGCCAGGTCATCGCCGGTTTTGCCGGGGCCACCGCTGACGCCTTCACCCTCTTCGAGCGTTTTGAAGGCCAGCTTGAGAAACATCAGGGCCACCTGGTTCGCGCCGCTGTCGAACTCGCCAAAGAATGGCGCACTGACCGCTCCCTCAGCCGCCTCGAAGCCATGCTCGCCGTCGCGAACAAAGACGCCTCCCTGATCATCACCGGCAACGGCGACGTGGTCGAACCCGAAGAAGGCCTGATCGCCATGGGTTCCGGTGGCGGTTACGCCCAGGCCGCCGCCAGCGCGCTGCTGAAGAAAACCGATCTGTCGGCCCGGGAAATCGTCGAAACCGCACTCGGTATCGCCGGCGACATTTGCGTATTCACCAACCACACCTTCACCATTGAGGAGCAGGACCTCGCCGAGTAA